The Daucus carota subsp. sativus chromosome 7, DH1 v3.0, whole genome shotgun sequence genome window below encodes:
- the LOC108196311 gene encoding mitochondrial outer membrane protein porin 2 codes for MSKGPGLFSDIGKKATDLLTRDYVSDQKFSVSTASDTGVVLTSTAVKKGGLSTGDVAALYKYKNTLINVKFDTESNIATTLTIMDIVPSTKTIASIKFPDYNSGKLEVQYFHHHANLTTAVALSQTPSVDLSATIGTPTFALGAEAVYQTSSGKFTKYTAGITITKPDACASIILGEKGDSIKASYVHHLDSSKRSAAVGEISRRFSTNENTFTVGGLYAVDSLTSVKAKLNNHGKLGVLLQHEVIPKSLLSLASEFDTKALDKTPKFGLALALKP; via the exons ATGAGCAAAGGACCTGGTCTCTTCTCAGACATCGGCAAAAAGGCCACCG ATCTGCTCACTAGAGACTATGTTTCCGATCAGAAGTTCTCGGTTTCCACCGCTAGTGATACCGGCGTG GTACTTACTTCGACTGCAGTGAAGAAAGGAGGACTATCAACTGGTGATGTCGCAGCACTATATAAATACAAGAATACACTAATCAATGTCAAGTTTGATACAGAATCTAAC ATTGCAACAACTTTAACCATTATGGACATTGTTCCATCGACAAAAACTATTGCTTCTATAAAGTTTCCAGACTACAACTCTGGAAAG CTAGAAGTTCAGTACTTCCACCATCATGCAAACTTGACAACTGCTGTTGCGTTGAGTCAGACCCCTTCAGTTGATCTTTCAGCTACCATCGGCACCCCCACATTTGCCTTAGGTGCAGAGGCTGTTTATCAGACTTCTTCTGGCAAGTTCACAAAATATACTGCTGGCATAACTATTACAAAACCTGATGCTTGTGCTTCGATTATTTT GGGTGAGAAAGGGGACTCAATAAAGGCGTCATATGTGCACCATTTAGATTCATCGAAAAGGAGCGCAGCTGTTGGGGAGATTAGTAGAAGGTTTTCAACAAATGAGAACACATTTACAGTGGGAGGGCTATATGCCGTTGACAGCCTTACATCTGTAAAAGCGAAGCTTAACAATCACGGGAAGTTGGGAGTGCTCTTGCAGCACGAGGTCATACCAAAATCCCTGTTGAGCCTTGCTAGCGAGTTTGACACCAAGGCATTGGACAAGACTCCAAAATTCGGCCTGGCCCTTGCTCTAAAACCTTGA
- the LOC108196310 gene encoding BTB/POZ domain-containing protein At3g49900, giving the protein MEEGAVQSPKSNMRRKWPHLGAVETIYEEESEHDQEQDDDDDDDDEDCTDSTPSDSIITSPPTSLHSAVKAWTMAKERETDVAIHVQGSCFCLHKEPLTSKSSYLKRLLKESCRITVSPPLNITAKTFELIADYCYTGAIVITPVNVASLRIAAELLEMSNVDDGATKGENLRQKTETYFRRAIAVNKEYASIVLRSCLSQMPEAETSANLVSKCIEALALVDDRDNVVDYLQDIKTVHCEDFRLIAESLYKKLTRTEGQDLLYRIVDLYFKEYTGNITDEQKMGICNYIDCNILSPQLLVHAVQNPRLPLRFVVQAMFIEQLNTRRTVISAANNHEIKRTYYESPESDTLGALLQRDAALRQVAQLKSAMDATSSRIQSLEKELSVMRQVVQDSSVVASSQIDSGRSASFRLDLERKVGRGQAGSASALSYRSFRRKERKISDEEQSWGDSSSITKAEQKNLGRRLMNGLKSAFGVGTSNKKNTSQTSGGSKVDGGIGREGEYKNLEILM; this is encoded by the exons ATGGAAGAGGGAGCAGTGCAGTCCCCCAAGAGCAACATGCGGCGGAAATGGCCACACTTAGGGGCAGTCGAGACCATCTATGAGGAGGAATCAGAACATGATCAAGAACAAGACGACGATGATGACGACGATGATGAAGATTGCACGGATTCCACCCCTTCCGATTCGATCATCACCTCCCCTCCCACCTCCCTCCATTCTGCTGTCAAAGCATG GACTATGGCAAAGGAGCGTGAAACTGATGTTGCAATACATGTTCAAGGTTCTTGTTTTTGCTTGCACAAG GAACCCCTTACGTCCAAGAGTAGTTACCTGAAACGCCTCTTGAAAGAATCATGCCGAATAACAGTCTCCCCTCCGTTAAATATAACAGCAAAAACATTTGAACTCATTGCAGATTACTGTTACACCGGAGCCATTGTCATTACTCCTGTCAACGTTGCCTCTCTCAGAATTGCAGCCGAATTGCTGGAAATGTCAAATGTAGATGATGGAGCCACCAAAGGCGAGAATTTGCGCCAGAAGACTGAAACATATTTCCGGAGAGCCATTGCTGTTAACAAAGAATATGCATCCATTGTTTTACGGTCCTGTCTTTCACAGATGCCTGAGGCAGAGACATCAGCTAATCTTGTGAGCAAATGTATTGAAGCATTGGCTTTAGTAGATGACAGAGATAACGTTGTAGATTATCTCCAAGATATTAAAACAGTGCACTGTGAAGATTTTCGATTAATTGCAGAATCCTTGTACAAGAAGTTAACTAGGACGGAGGGGCAGGACTTGTTATACCGAATCGTTGATCTTTATTTTAAG GAGTACACTGGGAACATAACAGATGAACAGAAAATGGGAATATGCAATTACATAGACTGCAACATTCTCTCCCCTCAGCTCCTCGTGCATGCAGTTCAAAATCCTAGACTGCCATTAAGGTTTGTTGTTCAGGCAATGTTCATCGAGCAGCTAAACACTCGTCGCACAGTCATATCTGCTGCAAACAACCATGAAATCAAGAGAACTTATTATGAGAGTCCAGAGTCAGATACCCTGGGTGCATTACTCCAGCGTGACGCTGCACTACGCCAAGTGGCTCAACTGAAATCAGCAATGGATGCCACAAGCTCGCGCATTCAAAGCCTGGAGAAAGAACTAAGTGTAATGAGGCAAGTTGTTCAAGATAGCTCTGTGGTAGCAAGTAGTCAGATTGATTCTGGTAGATCTGCGAGCTTTAGGCTGGATTTGGAGAGGAAGGTGGGGAGAGGACAAGCAGGATCGGCTTCTGCATTGAGTTACCGTAGTTTTAGAAGGAAAGAGAGGAAAATCTCAGATGAGGAACAAAGTTGGGGTGATAGTAGCAGCATCACAAAGGCTGAGCAGAAGAATCTTGGAAGAAGGTTGATGAACGGATTGAAGAGTGCGTTCGGTGTAGGGACCTCTAACAAGAAGAATACTTCCCAGACAAGCGGTGGGAGCAAAGTGGATGGAGGCATTGGAAGAGAAGgtgaatataaaaatttggagATTTTAATGTGA